The genomic segment CATATTTATCCATCTTCGCTAGTTCTCTGGCTTTACCAAAAGACAGTAAATCCTGAGCGTAAAGAGCAACTGCTAACTCTTGTAATAGTTCCTGTTCAATACGCTGTTCTGGTAGACGAATTGCCTGGAAAATCGACTCAGGAATGAAGATTTGTATACTCATTGGTGAAGTAGATATGTAACTGAGTGGTTTGTTTGCGGGGACAGAGCCTCGTTTAGGTGACTCCATCCCTGTTGATTAGAAAGCTAAAGCGTCTAAAACCGTCTTATTGTAGATAATGCGACCGGGAGTCGTATGGATATACTGAGCGATCGTCTCTCCTGAGGGAGTCTCTCTAACTTTGCGTAGTCGGTAATATTTCCAAACTGTTCCGTCTTCTAGAGTTTCGCTCTTGAGTACTTCATCATCGGGCTGATCCGTTTCAACTTTAGCCTCGTAGCGTAGCCAGACCTGAGCGTGTAAATCCAATTGTCCCTGTTCATAAGCTTTGATCGCGTCGTCGAGGTTAGCGAAATACCGACCAGCACCCCTTTTAGCATTGGGGTTGTCTGCTGTCAGATAATAACAGCCCAACACCATATCTTGAGAGGGAGCGATTATCGGGCGACCCGTTGCGGGAGAAAGGATATTGTGACAAGCCATCATCAACAGACGCGATTCGGCTTGAGATTCCAGAGATAACGGTACGTGTACCGCCATTTGATCCCCATCAAAGTCAGCGTTAAAGGGAGGACAAACCAAGGGATGTAACTGGATCGCCCTTCCATCTACTAAAATTGGTTCAAACGCCTGAATACCCAAACGGTGTAGAGTAGGAGCGCGGTTCAACAGTACTGGGTGACCCGTGATCACCTGTTCTAGTACCGTCCAGACATTGGGATCGTTACGTTGAATCATTTTTTTCGCCGCTTTGATA from the Gloeocapsa sp. PCC 73106 genome contains:
- a CDS encoding UPF0175 family protein encodes the protein MSIQIFIPESIFQAIRLPEQRIEQELLQELAVALYAQDLLSFGKARELAKMDKYEFGQLLAKRDAIRHYTFKDLEEDLDYASRQ